The following coding sequences lie in one Terriglobales bacterium genomic window:
- a CDS encoding CRTAC1 family protein, whose translation MLTLCGALAFGQTAPAGKPRFRDITSSSGIDFKHLSAPEKKFIVESMAGGVALLDFDNDGLLDIYFVNSLTVDTANDPKSARSALYKNLGSGKFADVAEKAGVAFPGWGMGVCTADYDGDGWEDIYVTALGPNHLYHNNGNGTFTDVTAEAGVAGGGWSAGCGFADYDRDGNLDLFVSRYVKVDLANLPEFGKGKTCQYHGVAVQCGPRGLPGDSDFLFHSLGNGRFQEVSKEAGVNDPNGYFGLGVAWFDYDKDGWPDLYVANDSTPNFLYKNLRNGKFDEVGFPTGVAVSDDGQEQGSMGVALGDFNNDGRFDLFVTNFSEEYNAFYRNDGPAGFADISFRSKTAPASLPLVGWGTAFFDYDNDGLLDLVAVNGHVYPQMETAKLAGGSGYRQPKLLYHNAGDGTFADVTADAGPAFTEKRVSRGLAVGDLDNDGALDIVINDLDGAPQLLHNEMPPGNWLAVKLRGKGRNTDAIGAVVRVTAGGKTQSRTVQSGTSYISQDDMRQHFGLGAATTVERIEILWPDGTTSSHPNVKANQILTVRQP comes from the coding sequence TTGCTGACGCTGTGCGGCGCACTCGCATTCGGGCAGACCGCGCCCGCCGGCAAGCCACGCTTCCGCGACATCACGAGCAGCAGCGGCATCGACTTCAAACACCTCTCCGCCCCGGAAAAGAAGTTCATCGTGGAATCGATGGCCGGCGGCGTGGCCCTGCTCGACTTCGACAACGACGGGCTGCTCGACATCTACTTCGTGAACTCCTTGACCGTGGACACGGCCAACGACCCGAAGTCCGCGCGCAGCGCGCTCTACAAGAACCTGGGGAGCGGAAAGTTCGCCGACGTGGCCGAGAAGGCCGGCGTCGCGTTTCCCGGCTGGGGCATGGGCGTCTGCACGGCCGACTACGACGGCGACGGCTGGGAAGACATCTACGTCACCGCACTCGGGCCGAATCACCTCTATCACAACAACGGCAACGGCACCTTCACCGACGTCACAGCGGAGGCCGGAGTAGCCGGCGGCGGCTGGTCGGCCGGTTGCGGCTTTGCCGACTACGACCGCGACGGCAACCTGGATCTATTCGTCAGCCGCTATGTGAAGGTCGACCTGGCGAACCTGCCCGAATTCGGCAAGGGCAAGACGTGCCAGTACCACGGCGTGGCCGTGCAGTGCGGCCCGCGCGGCCTGCCCGGCGACTCCGACTTCCTCTTCCACAGCCTCGGCAACGGAAGGTTCCAGGAGGTCAGCAAGGAAGCCGGCGTGAACGACCCCAACGGCTACTTCGGGCTGGGAGTCGCGTGGTTCGACTACGACAAGGACGGCTGGCCGGACCTGTACGTCGCGAACGACTCGACCCCGAATTTCCTCTACAAGAACCTGCGCAACGGGAAGTTCGACGAGGTGGGCTTCCCGACGGGCGTCGCGGTGAGCGACGACGGCCAGGAGCAGGGCTCGATGGGCGTGGCGCTCGGCGACTTCAACAACGATGGCCGCTTCGACCTGTTCGTCACGAACTTCTCCGAGGAGTACAACGCTTTCTATCGCAACGACGGGCCCGCCGGTTTTGCGGACATCTCTTTCCGCTCGAAGACCGCGCCGGCCAGCCTGCCGCTGGTCGGTTGGGGCACCGCCTTCTTCGACTATGACAACGACGGGCTGCTCGACCTGGTCGCGGTGAACGGGCACGTGTACCCGCAGATGGAAACAGCGAAGCTCGCGGGCGGCTCCGGATACCGCCAGCCCAAGCTGCTGTATCACAACGCGGGCGATGGGACGTTCGCCGATGTGACCGCCGACGCGGGGCCGGCCTTCACCGAGAAGCGCGTGAGCCGCGGCCTGGCGGTCGGCGACCTCGACAACGACGGCGCGCTCGACATCGTGATCAACGACCTGGACGGCGCGCCGCAGCTGCTGCACAACGAGATGCCGCCGGGCAACTGGCTGGCCGTGAAGCTGCGCGGCAAGGGCAGGAACACCGACGCGATCGGCGCCGTGGTGCGCGTGACCGCGGGCGGCAAGACGCAGTCGCGCACGGTGCAGAGCGGCACCAGTTACATCTCGCAGGACGACATGCGCCAGCACTTCGGCCTGGGCGCCGCGACCACGGTCGAGCGCATCGAGATCCTGTGGCCCGACGGGACGACCAGTTCGCATCCGAACGTGAAGGCCAACCAGATCCTCACCGTCCGGCAGCCCTAG
- a CDS encoding glycoside hydrolase family 3 N-terminal domain-containing protein, with protein sequence MTTAPPRRAFALACWLLLLCIPAALAQSPGGAAAPFRTTDVSDSQAFLVRATRHTPARVDAAAIERLLRRMTLKEKIGQMTQLEIGMISDGVDANIHVNPEKLHKAVGEYGVGSILNVKDEALTLEQWHGYIRAIQAEAAKSRLKIPVLYGIDSIHGANYVKGSTLFPQPLGMAATWNPELALKSAEVTAAETRAAGIPWNFSPVLDIGRQPLWPRLWETYGEDPHLAKVMGVAMVRGYQGNDLASPDRVAACLKHYVGYSGPYSGHDRTPALLPEKTLREYYLPTFRAAIEAGAASVMINSGEVNGVPGHADHNLLTTVLRKELGFDGVAVSDWEDIKKLVTHHRVAADEKEATRIAVMAGIDMSMVPSDYSFADLLLQLVQERKVPMSRIDEAVRRILVMKARLGLFKDPALGIGGAIGSPASRALSLQAARESITLLKNERNVLPLARQARVLVTGPTADSLIALNNGWTYTWQGDRPQLYPGRPTILAAIKQKLGDANVAHVPADFQKGADLAAVTAAAQSADVIVLCLGESSYTETPGNIDDLSLPESQQRLASAAAATGKPVVLVLVEGRPRLIRSFADAMAGILLAYNPSNEGGTAVADVLFGDVDPSGRLPITYPRYPNALLTYDRKLAEDTDTSFGQKAFNAQFEFGAGLSYTSFAYSNLAVTPTSLPATGTVTVKATVRNSGQRAGAEVVQLYLRDRVASVTPSVRRLKRFAKVWLSPGESREVAFTLARDDFSFIGADNRPVVEPGEFDVFVGPLTSMVTITRAPASNQKEKKP encoded by the coding sequence ATGACCACCGCCCCGCCGCGACGCGCTTTCGCTCTCGCCTGCTGGTTGTTGCTGCTGTGCATTCCCGCGGCGCTGGCCCAGTCGCCGGGGGGCGCTGCCGCCCCGTTCCGGACGACGGACGTCTCCGACAGCCAGGCGTTCCTGGTCCGCGCCACCCGGCACACGCCCGCCCGCGTGGATGCCGCCGCCATCGAGCGGCTGCTGCGCCGCATGACCCTCAAGGAAAAGATCGGCCAGATGACGCAGCTCGAGATCGGCATGATCTCCGACGGCGTCGACGCCAACATCCATGTGAACCCCGAGAAGCTGCACAAGGCGGTCGGGGAATACGGCGTCGGGTCCATCCTCAATGTGAAGGACGAGGCGCTCACGCTGGAGCAATGGCATGGCTACATCCGGGCCATTCAAGCGGAGGCCGCGAAGTCTCGGCTGAAGATCCCGGTGCTCTACGGCATCGATTCCATCCACGGCGCCAACTACGTGAAGGGCAGCACCTTGTTCCCGCAGCCGCTGGGTATGGCGGCGACCTGGAACCCGGAGCTTGCCCTGAAGAGCGCGGAGGTCACGGCTGCCGAGACGCGCGCCGCCGGCATCCCGTGGAACTTCTCTCCCGTGCTCGACATCGGCCGCCAGCCCCTCTGGCCGCGGCTATGGGAGACCTACGGCGAAGACCCCCACCTGGCGAAGGTGATGGGCGTGGCGATGGTCCGGGGCTACCAGGGGAACGACCTGGCAAGCCCGGACCGCGTGGCCGCCTGCCTGAAGCACTACGTGGGCTACAGCGGGCCGTACAGCGGCCACGATCGCACGCCCGCCCTGTTGCCCGAGAAGACCCTCCGCGAGTACTACCTGCCGACGTTCCGCGCGGCCATCGAAGCCGGCGCGGCGTCGGTGATGATCAACTCGGGAGAGGTGAACGGCGTCCCCGGCCACGCCGACCACAATCTGCTGACGACGGTGCTGCGCAAGGAGCTTGGGTTCGACGGCGTCGCGGTCTCCGATTGGGAAGACATCAAGAAGCTGGTCACGCATCACCGCGTCGCAGCCGACGAGAAGGAAGCGACGCGCATCGCGGTCATGGCGGGCATCGACATGAGCATGGTGCCGAGCGACTACAGCTTCGCGGATCTTCTGTTGCAACTCGTCCAGGAACGGAAAGTGCCGATGTCGCGCATCGACGAAGCCGTGCGCCGCATCCTCGTGATGAAGGCGCGGCTGGGACTGTTCAAAGACCCGGCGCTGGGGATCGGCGGCGCCATCGGCTCGCCGGCTTCGCGCGCGCTCAGCCTCCAGGCCGCGCGCGAGTCGATCACGTTGCTCAAGAACGAGCGCAACGTGCTGCCGCTGGCGCGGCAGGCGCGCGTCCTCGTCACCGGACCCACCGCCGATTCGCTCATCGCCCTGAACAACGGTTGGACCTACACCTGGCAGGGCGATCGGCCGCAGCTTTATCCGGGGCGGCCGACCATCCTGGCCGCCATCAAGCAGAAGCTGGGCGACGCGAATGTCGCGCACGTCCCGGCGGATTTCCAGAAAGGCGCTGACCTCGCCGCCGTCACCGCCGCGGCGCAGAGCGCAGACGTCATCGTGCTCTGCCTGGGCGAGAGCTCTTACACGGAGACTCCCGGCAATATCGATGACCTCTCTCTGCCTGAGTCCCAGCAGCGCCTCGCGAGCGCAGCAGCTGCCACCGGCAAACCCGTGGTCCTGGTGCTCGTGGAGGGCCGGCCGCGGCTGATCCGCAGCTTTGCCGACGCGATGGCGGGCATCCTGCTGGCCTACAACCCCAGCAACGAGGGCGGCACCGCAGTCGCGGACGTACTGTTCGGCGACGTCGATCCCAGCGGCCGCCTGCCCATCACGTATCCGCGCTACCCCAACGCCCTGCTCACCTATGACCGCAAGCTGGCGGAAGACACCGACACCAGCTTCGGCCAGAAGGCCTTCAATGCTCAATTCGAGTTCGGCGCCGGGCTGAGCTACACGAGCTTTGCATACTCGAACCTGGCGGTGACCCCGACTAGCCTGCCGGCGACCGGCACGGTGACGGTGAAGGCGACCGTCCGCAACAGCGGGCAGCGCGCCGGCGCCGAGGTCGTGCAGCTCTATCTGCGCGACCGCGTCGCGAGCGTCACGCCTTCCGTCCGCCGTCTGAAGCGGTTCGCCAAGGTGTGGCTCTCACCGGGTGAAAGCCGCGAAGTCGCTTTCACGCTTGCGCGAGATGACTTTTCTTTCATCGGCGCCGATAATCGGCCGGTGGTCGAGCCCGGAGAATTTGATGTTTTCGTCGGTCCTCTCACCTCGATGGTGACGATCACGCGGGCACCCGCTAGCAACCAGAAGGAGAAGAAGCCATGA
- a CDS encoding aldo/keto reductase, whose amino-acid sequence MRYRQLGRTGMEVSEVGHGLWGMGEWTGSDDQLSMAALQRSVDLGCNFFDSAWAYGDGRSDGLLGELLRRNPEKTLYAASKVPPKNGKWPGSARDRYLDVFPPEHVFRSVESILKAMQRETIDLLQFHVWDDSWTDAPEFPRTIEQLKARGLVRAFGLSLNRWEPWNGIQALRTGLVDAVQVIYNIFDQAPEDELFPACRELGVGVIARVPFDEGSLTGTLTRESTFPADDWRSKYFLPANLIPTVARVERLKPLVPAAATLAETALRFILAAPQVSTVIPGMRSTRHVEANIGASERGPLAPDEVARLRPHRWDRKPQPWSD is encoded by the coding sequence ATGCGCTATCGGCAGCTGGGTCGCACGGGCATGGAGGTCAGCGAGGTCGGCCACGGGCTCTGGGGCATGGGCGAGTGGACCGGTTCCGATGACCAGCTGTCGATGGCGGCGCTGCAGCGCTCCGTCGACCTGGGCTGCAACTTCTTCGACAGCGCCTGGGCCTACGGCGACGGGAGAAGCGACGGCTTGCTGGGCGAGTTGCTCCGGCGGAATCCGGAGAAGACCCTTTACGCCGCTTCGAAGGTCCCGCCGAAGAACGGCAAATGGCCGGGCAGCGCGCGGGATCGCTACCTGGACGTCTTCCCGCCCGAGCACGTCTTCCGATCCGTCGAGTCGATCCTGAAAGCGATGCAGCGCGAGACGATCGACCTCTTGCAGTTCCACGTGTGGGACGACAGCTGGACGGACGCCCCGGAGTTCCCGCGCACGATCGAGCAGCTGAAGGCGCGCGGGTTGGTCCGCGCGTTCGGGCTCAGCCTGAATCGCTGGGAGCCATGGAACGGCATCCAGGCGCTGCGGACCGGGCTCGTCGATGCCGTGCAGGTGATCTACAACATCTTCGACCAGGCGCCGGAGGATGAGCTCTTCCCTGCCTGTCGCGAGCTCGGCGTCGGGGTCATCGCCCGCGTGCCGTTCGATGAGGGCAGCCTGACCGGAACGTTGACGAGAGAGAGCACCTTTCCCGCCGACGACTGGCGCTCGAAGTACTTCCTGCCCGCCAACCTGATCCCGACGGTCGCGCGGGTGGAAAGACTGAAGCCGCTTGTTCCAGCGGCCGCCACCCTGGCGGAGACGGCTCTCCGCTTCATCCTGGCGGCGCCGCAGGTGAGCACCGTCATCCCGGGAATGCGTTCGACGCGGCACGTAGAGGCCAACATCGGCGCAAGCGAGCGCGGCCCGCTGGCGCCGGATGAGGTAGCGCGCCTGCGGCCGCATCGTTGGGACCGCAAGCCTCAGCCCTGGTCAGACTGA